A genomic window from Betta splendens chromosome 17, fBetSpl5.4, whole genome shotgun sequence includes:
- the agla gene encoding glycogen debranching enzyme isoform X3, giving the protein MIHFTPLQTLGVSRSCYSLADQLAFNPDFSPEGQRYSWEDVGMLVEKLRKEWSMLSITDVVYNHTAANSKWIREHPECGYNLVNSPHLRPAWVLDRALWHLTTRIAEGRYKAKGLPADITSQSHLNAIRTVMHQDLFPEIKLWEFYQVKVESAVEQFRILLKNGSKPDRSKTGGKHGLKITQDLLYRRYGNTVDMDSALETFVPHSSSPQHIEECCDWLRQKLNELNAEHLQVVQQHQEQAVNCVLGNVTYERLADHGPKLGPVTKENPLVTRYFTFPYQDMTLEQEMELLNQPDKMCHCLAHNGWVMGDDPLRNFAEPGSNVYLRRELICWGDSVKLRYGNGPEDCPYLWAHMQKYTEITAKYFHGVRLDNCHSTPLHVAEFMLDVARTVCPNLYVVAELFTGSEELDNVFVTKLGITSLIREAMSAGDCHEEGRLVYRYGGEPVGAFVQPSLRPLIPSIAHAMFLDVTHDNECPIQLRSALDSLPSSAVVSMACCATGSTRGYDELVPHQISVVKEERFYPKWNATAPASSASEVGPHSGIIAGKLALNKLHQELAAQGFIQVYVDQVDADIVAITRHCPVTHQSVVAVCRTAFKDPKVHQYDANVPPMFIPGKIEEVILEARTVERNVGIYRKDDDYINGMPEYTVEIKEHIALQDSKVVKQAGVTSKGRSEFVQEISFQKLTPGSVIAFRVSLDPKAQKVVGVLRYYLSQFSPKYKRGSVADENPPEALRKPLSQLMSKLTLADMNVLLFRCGSEEQEDGGGCYSVPGWETFKYAGLQGLMSVFADVRPNNDLGHPVCANLRQGDWLIDFVSNRLTSREGPLALVGQWLGAMFDYVKHIPRYLIPCYFDAILVSTYTTALDAAYKQMSSFVQNGSSFVRHLALGSVQMCGVGRFPALPLLSVNLENVPYRVSPITGQKEQCCVSLAAGLPHFSSGIFRCWGRDTFIALRGLMLLTGRHTEARNIILAFAGTLRHGLIPNLLGEGRCARYNCRDAVWWWLQCIQDYATHVPQGHEILNCPVTRMYPTDDCEPCKPGEVEQPLYDVIQEALQCHLQGISFRERNAGPKIDMNMRDEGFSVTAKVDPATGFVTGGNRFNCGTWMDKMGESERARNKGMPATPRDGAAVEIVGLSKSAVRWVVGLHAKGLYPYDGAKVQREGKEEFVTYSQWNQQLQQSFEAAFWVSDDPNNPHEKSPELVHKKGIYKDSYGASSPWCDYQLRPNFTISMVVAPELFTVDRAWKALEVAEKKLLGPLGMKTLDPDDMVYCGVYDNALDNDNYNLAKGFNYHQGPEWLWPVGYFLRAKLYFATKMGQETYAQTVNLVKNVLSRHYTHLERSPWKGLPELTNENGQYCSFSCETQAWSLASVLEVLHDF; this is encoded by the exons ATGATCCACTTCACTCCTCTGCAGACTCTAGGAGTGTCCAGGTCCTGCTACTCTCTAGCTGATCAGCTGGCCTTCAACCCTGACTTCAGCCCAGAGGGTCAGCGCTATAGCTGGGAAGATGTGGGAATGCTGGTTGAGAAGTTAAGGAAAGAGTGGAGCATGCTGTCTATTACAGATGTGGTGTACAATCACACTG CTGCCAACAGCAAGTGGATACGAGAACATCCAGAGTGTGGTTACAATCTGGTGAATTCCCCCCACCTGCGCCCAGCCTGGGTCTTAGACAGAGCTTTATGGCATTTGACCACCAGAATTGCGGAGGGACGTTACAAGGCAAAAGGCCTTCCTGCTGACATCACCAGCCAGAGTCATCTGAAT GCCATTCGTACAGTGATGCATCAGGATCTCTTTCCTGAGATCAAGCTGTGGGAGTTCTACCAGGTCAAAGTGGAAAGTGCCGTGGAACAGTTTCGGATCCTTCTGAAAAATG GCAGTAAGCCAGATCGTAGTAAGACTGGGGGGAAACATGGCCTGAAGATCACCCAGGACCTGCTGTACCGTCGCTACGGCAACACAGTGGACATGGACTCTGCTCTGGAGACGTTTGTACCTCACAG ctcCTCCCCACAGCACATTGAAGAATGCTGTGATTGGCTTAGACAAAAACTGAATGAGCTGAATGCCGAACACCTCCAGGTcgtccagcagcatcaggagcAG GCTGTCAACTGTGTTTTGGGAAATGTAACTTATGAGCGTCTGGCTGATCATGGACCTAAACTGGGGCCTGTTACCAAGGAGAACCCTCTGGTGACCAG GTATTTCACCTTCCCATATCAAGACATGACTCTGGAGCAAGAGATGGAGCTTCTGAACCAGCCAGACAAGATGTGTCACTGCTTGGCTCATAATGGTTGGGTGATGGGGGATGATCCACTGCGCAACTTTGCTGAGCCAG GCTCAAACGTGTACCTGCGCCGGGAGCTGATCTGTTGGGGTGACAGTGTCAAACTGCGCTATGGCAACGGACCTGAAGACTGTCCGTACCTGTGGGCCCACATGCAGAAGTACACTGAGATCACAGCCAAGTATTTCCATGGAGTCAGACTGGACAACTGCCACTCCACACCGCTGCATGTGGCTGAG TTCATGCTGGACGTGGCCAGAACAGTGTGTCCTAATCTGTATGTGGTGGCTGAACTCTTCACCGGCAGTGAGGAGCTGGATAACGTCTTTGTTACCAAGCTAGGGATCACTTCACTGATACGAG agGCCATGTCAGCTGGTGACTGCCACGAGGAGGGCCGACTAGTCTATCGTTACGGAGGTGAGCCAGTGGGAGCCTTTGTTCAGCCCAGTCTCCGTCCACTGATCCCCTCCATTGCACACGCCATGTTCCTTGATGTGACGCATGACAATGAGTGCCCCATACAG CTTCGCTCAGCGTTGGACTCTCTGCCCAGTTCAGCTGTTGTCTCCATGGCCTGCTGTGCTACTGGCTCCACCAGAGGATACGATGAATTAGTACCACACCAG ATCTCTGTCGTGAAGGAAGAGCGTTTCTACCCCAAGTGGAATGCGACTGCACCAGCCTCCTCAGCCAGTGAAGTGGGACCTCACTCTGGCATCATAGCTGGGAAACTGGCACTGAACAAGCTTCACCAGGAGCTAGCTGCCCAAGGATTTATACAG GTGTATGTAGACCAGGTTGATGCAGACATAGTTGCGATTACCCGCCACTGTCCCGTCACCCACCAGTCTGTGGTAGCAGTGTGCAGGACGGCTTTCAAGGACCCCAAGGTTCACCAGTATGATGCCAACGTCCCACCTATGTTCATACCTG GAAAGATCGAGGAAGTGATACTGGAGGCCAGGACAGTGGAAAGGAACGTTGGCATCTACAGGAAAGATGACGACTACATCAACGGCATGCCAGAATACACAGTGGAAATCAAAGAGCACATAGCT TTACAGGACAGTAAAGTGGTGAAGCAAGCTGGGGTGACATCTAAAGGTCGGTCTGAGTTTGTGCAGGAAATCAGCTTCCAGAAGCTGACACCTGGCAGCGTCATCGCCTTCAG GGTGAGTCTGGACCCAAAGGCCCAGAAGGTGGTGGGGGTCCTCAGGTACTAcctgtcccagttcagcccAAAGTACAAGCGAGGCAGTGTTGCAGATGAGAACCCACCTGAGGCGCTGCGAAAGCCGctgtcaca ACTCATGTCCAAACTGACCTTAGCAGACATGAATGTCCTGTTGTTCCGCTGTGGCTCAGAAGAACAGGAAGATGGTGGAGGCTGCTACAGCGTCCCCGGTTGGGAGACCTTCAAATATGCTGGACTGCAAG ggctgATGTCGGTGTTTGCGGACGTCCGTCCGAACAACGACCTGGGCCATCCTGTGTGCGCTAACCTCAGACAAGGAGACTGGCTGATAGACTTTGTCTCTAACCGGCTGACGAGCAGAGAGGGACCTCTGGCTCTG gtgggtCAGTGGTTGGGAGCCATGTTTGATTATGTGAAACACATCCCTCGCTACCTCATTCCCTGTTATTTTGATGCCATTCTGGTGTCCACCTACACCACAGCTCTGGATGCTGCCTACAAACAAATGTCGAG TTTTGTCCAGAATGGCTCCAGCTTTGTTCGTCACCTGGCGCTGGGCTCGGTTCAGATGTGTGGAGTCGGCCGCTTTCcggctcttcctctgctctctgtaAACTTAGAGAATGTCCCCTATCGCGTCAGTCCGATCACAGGCCAGAAGGAGCAGTGCTGTGTATCTCTTGCTGCAG GTCTTCCTCATTTCTCCTCTGGAATTTTCCGCTGCTGGGGCAGAGACACTTTCATTGCGCTCAGAGGATTGATGCTTCTTACTGGAAGACACACTGAGGCTCG GAACATCATCCTGGCTTTTGCTGGAACCCTGCGTCACGGTTTGATTCCCAACCTGCTGGGCGAGGGACGCTGCGCTCGGTACAACTGTCGCGATGCTGTGTGGTGGTGGCTGCAGTGCATCCAG GACTACGCTACCCATGTTCCCCAAGGTCATGAAATTCTTAACTGCCCAGTTACACGGATGTACCCTACTGACGACTGTGAGCCATGCAAACCTGGAGAGGTG gaacaGCCCCTGTACGATGTGATCCAAGAGGCTTTGCAGTGCCACCTACAGGGAATCTCCTTCAGAGAGAGAAATGCTGGACCCAAGATAGACATGAACATGAGAGATGAAG GCTTCAGTGTGACGGCCAAGGTGGACCCAGCCACTGGCTTCGTCACCGGGGGGAACCGCTTTAACTGTGGCACCTGGATGGACAAAatgggagagagtgagagagctaGGAACAAAGGCATGCCAGCTACTCCGAG AGACGGAGCAGCAGTCGAGATAGTTGGTCTCAGTAAGTCAGCTGTTCGCTGGGTGGTGGGTCTCCATGCCAAAGGACTGTATCCCTACGATGGAGCTAAAGTGCAAAGAGAAG GTAAAGAAGAGTTTGTCACCTACTCCCAgtggaaccagcagctccaacagTCCTTTGAAGCGGCTTTCTGGGTGTCTGATGACCCGAACAACCCCCATGAAAAAAGCCCAGAGCTGGTGCATAAAAAGGGCATCTATAAGGACAGCTATGGAGCCTCCAGCCCCTGGTGTGACTACCAGCTGAGGCCCAATTTCACTATCTCCATGGTGGTG GCTCCAGAGCTGTTCACGGTGGACAGAGCCTGGAAGGCTTTAGAGGTGGCTGAAAAGAAGTTGCTTGGGCCCCTGGGCATGAAGACATTGGACCCAGA TGACATGGTGTACTGTGGGGTGTATGACAACGCACTGGACAACGACAACTACAACCTGGCCAAAGGCTTCAACTACCACCAAGGCCCG GAGTGGCTGTGGCCAGTCGGCTATTTCCTGCGAGCTAAACTCTACTTTGCCACGAAGATGGGACAAGAAACCTATGCCCAAACAGTGAACCTCGTTAAAAACGTTCTGTCTCGACACTACACCCACCTGGAGAG gtcTCCCTGGAAAGGCCTGCCAGAGCTGACCAATGAGAACGGCCAGTACTGCTCATTCAGCTGTGAGACCCAGGCCTGGTCTCTCGCCAGCGTGCTGGAGGTTCTACACGATTTCTAG
- the agla gene encoding glycogen debranching enzyme isoform X4, with amino-acid sequence MLVEKLRKEWSMLSITDVVYNHTAANSKWIREHPECGYNLVNSPHLRPAWVLDRALWHLTTRIAEGRYKAKGLPADITSQSHLNAIRTVMHQDLFPEIKLWEFYQVKVESAVEQFRILLKNGSKPDRSKTGGKHGLKITQDLLYRRYGNTVDMDSALETFVPHSSSPQHIEECCDWLRQKLNELNAEHLQVVQQHQEQAVNCVLGNVTYERLADHGPKLGPVTKENPLVTRYFTFPYQDMTLEQEMELLNQPDKMCHCLAHNGWVMGDDPLRNFAEPGSNVYLRRELICWGDSVKLRYGNGPEDCPYLWAHMQKYTEITAKYFHGVRLDNCHSTPLHVAEFMLDVARTVCPNLYVVAELFTGSEELDNVFVTKLGITSLIREAMSAGDCHEEGRLVYRYGGEPVGAFVQPSLRPLIPSIAHAMFLDVTHDNECPIQLRSALDSLPSSAVVSMACCATGSTRGYDELVPHQISVVKEERFYPKWNATAPASSASEVGPHSGIIAGKLALNKLHQELAAQGFIQVYVDQVDADIVAITRHCPVTHQSVVAVCRTAFKDPKVHQYDANVPPMFIPGKIEEVILEARTVERNVGIYRKDDDYINGMPEYTVEIKEHIALQDSKVVKQAGVTSKGRSEFVQEISFQKLTPGSVIAFRVSLDPKAQKVVGVLRYYLSQFSPKYKRGSVADENPPEALRKPLSQLMSKLTLADMNVLLFRCGSEEQEDGGGCYSVPGWETFKYAGLQGLMSVFADVRPNNDLGHPVCANLRQGDWLIDFVSNRLTSREGPLALVGQWLGAMFDYVKHIPRYLIPCYFDAILVSTYTTALDAAYKQMSSFVQNGSSFVRHLALGSVQMCGVGRFPALPLLSVNLENVPYRVSPITGQKEQCCVSLAAGLPHFSSGIFRCWGRDTFIALRGLMLLTGRHTEARNIILAFAGTLRHGLIPNLLGEGRCARYNCRDAVWWWLQCIQDYATHVPQGHEILNCPVTRMYPTDDCEPCKPGEVEQPLYDVIQEALQCHLQGISFRERNAGPKIDMNMRDEGFSVTAKVDPATGFVTGGNRFNCGTWMDKMGESERARNKGMPATPRDGAAVEIVGLSKSAVRWVVGLHAKGLYPYDGAKVQREGKEEFVTYSQWNQQLQQSFEAAFWVSDDPNNPHEKSPELVHKKGIYKDSYGASSPWCDYQLRPNFTISMVVAPELFTVDRAWKALEVAEKKLLGPLGMKTLDPDDMVYCGVYDNALDNDNYNLAKGFNYHQGPEWLWPVGYFLRAKLYFATKMGQETYAQTVNLVKNVLSRHYTHLERSPWKGLPELTNENGQYCSFSCETQAWSLASVLEVLHDF; translated from the exons ATGCTGGTTGAGAAGTTAAGGAAAGAGTGGAGCATGCTGTCTATTACAGATGTGGTGTACAATCACACTG CTGCCAACAGCAAGTGGATACGAGAACATCCAGAGTGTGGTTACAATCTGGTGAATTCCCCCCACCTGCGCCCAGCCTGGGTCTTAGACAGAGCTTTATGGCATTTGACCACCAGAATTGCGGAGGGACGTTACAAGGCAAAAGGCCTTCCTGCTGACATCACCAGCCAGAGTCATCTGAAT GCCATTCGTACAGTGATGCATCAGGATCTCTTTCCTGAGATCAAGCTGTGGGAGTTCTACCAGGTCAAAGTGGAAAGTGCCGTGGAACAGTTTCGGATCCTTCTGAAAAATG GCAGTAAGCCAGATCGTAGTAAGACTGGGGGGAAACATGGCCTGAAGATCACCCAGGACCTGCTGTACCGTCGCTACGGCAACACAGTGGACATGGACTCTGCTCTGGAGACGTTTGTACCTCACAG ctcCTCCCCACAGCACATTGAAGAATGCTGTGATTGGCTTAGACAAAAACTGAATGAGCTGAATGCCGAACACCTCCAGGTcgtccagcagcatcaggagcAG GCTGTCAACTGTGTTTTGGGAAATGTAACTTATGAGCGTCTGGCTGATCATGGACCTAAACTGGGGCCTGTTACCAAGGAGAACCCTCTGGTGACCAG GTATTTCACCTTCCCATATCAAGACATGACTCTGGAGCAAGAGATGGAGCTTCTGAACCAGCCAGACAAGATGTGTCACTGCTTGGCTCATAATGGTTGGGTGATGGGGGATGATCCACTGCGCAACTTTGCTGAGCCAG GCTCAAACGTGTACCTGCGCCGGGAGCTGATCTGTTGGGGTGACAGTGTCAAACTGCGCTATGGCAACGGACCTGAAGACTGTCCGTACCTGTGGGCCCACATGCAGAAGTACACTGAGATCACAGCCAAGTATTTCCATGGAGTCAGACTGGACAACTGCCACTCCACACCGCTGCATGTGGCTGAG TTCATGCTGGACGTGGCCAGAACAGTGTGTCCTAATCTGTATGTGGTGGCTGAACTCTTCACCGGCAGTGAGGAGCTGGATAACGTCTTTGTTACCAAGCTAGGGATCACTTCACTGATACGAG agGCCATGTCAGCTGGTGACTGCCACGAGGAGGGCCGACTAGTCTATCGTTACGGAGGTGAGCCAGTGGGAGCCTTTGTTCAGCCCAGTCTCCGTCCACTGATCCCCTCCATTGCACACGCCATGTTCCTTGATGTGACGCATGACAATGAGTGCCCCATACAG CTTCGCTCAGCGTTGGACTCTCTGCCCAGTTCAGCTGTTGTCTCCATGGCCTGCTGTGCTACTGGCTCCACCAGAGGATACGATGAATTAGTACCACACCAG ATCTCTGTCGTGAAGGAAGAGCGTTTCTACCCCAAGTGGAATGCGACTGCACCAGCCTCCTCAGCCAGTGAAGTGGGACCTCACTCTGGCATCATAGCTGGGAAACTGGCACTGAACAAGCTTCACCAGGAGCTAGCTGCCCAAGGATTTATACAG GTGTATGTAGACCAGGTTGATGCAGACATAGTTGCGATTACCCGCCACTGTCCCGTCACCCACCAGTCTGTGGTAGCAGTGTGCAGGACGGCTTTCAAGGACCCCAAGGTTCACCAGTATGATGCCAACGTCCCACCTATGTTCATACCTG GAAAGATCGAGGAAGTGATACTGGAGGCCAGGACAGTGGAAAGGAACGTTGGCATCTACAGGAAAGATGACGACTACATCAACGGCATGCCAGAATACACAGTGGAAATCAAAGAGCACATAGCT TTACAGGACAGTAAAGTGGTGAAGCAAGCTGGGGTGACATCTAAAGGTCGGTCTGAGTTTGTGCAGGAAATCAGCTTCCAGAAGCTGACACCTGGCAGCGTCATCGCCTTCAG GGTGAGTCTGGACCCAAAGGCCCAGAAGGTGGTGGGGGTCCTCAGGTACTAcctgtcccagttcagcccAAAGTACAAGCGAGGCAGTGTTGCAGATGAGAACCCACCTGAGGCGCTGCGAAAGCCGctgtcaca ACTCATGTCCAAACTGACCTTAGCAGACATGAATGTCCTGTTGTTCCGCTGTGGCTCAGAAGAACAGGAAGATGGTGGAGGCTGCTACAGCGTCCCCGGTTGGGAGACCTTCAAATATGCTGGACTGCAAG ggctgATGTCGGTGTTTGCGGACGTCCGTCCGAACAACGACCTGGGCCATCCTGTGTGCGCTAACCTCAGACAAGGAGACTGGCTGATAGACTTTGTCTCTAACCGGCTGACGAGCAGAGAGGGACCTCTGGCTCTG gtgggtCAGTGGTTGGGAGCCATGTTTGATTATGTGAAACACATCCCTCGCTACCTCATTCCCTGTTATTTTGATGCCATTCTGGTGTCCACCTACACCACAGCTCTGGATGCTGCCTACAAACAAATGTCGAG TTTTGTCCAGAATGGCTCCAGCTTTGTTCGTCACCTGGCGCTGGGCTCGGTTCAGATGTGTGGAGTCGGCCGCTTTCcggctcttcctctgctctctgtaAACTTAGAGAATGTCCCCTATCGCGTCAGTCCGATCACAGGCCAGAAGGAGCAGTGCTGTGTATCTCTTGCTGCAG GTCTTCCTCATTTCTCCTCTGGAATTTTCCGCTGCTGGGGCAGAGACACTTTCATTGCGCTCAGAGGATTGATGCTTCTTACTGGAAGACACACTGAGGCTCG GAACATCATCCTGGCTTTTGCTGGAACCCTGCGTCACGGTTTGATTCCCAACCTGCTGGGCGAGGGACGCTGCGCTCGGTACAACTGTCGCGATGCTGTGTGGTGGTGGCTGCAGTGCATCCAG GACTACGCTACCCATGTTCCCCAAGGTCATGAAATTCTTAACTGCCCAGTTACACGGATGTACCCTACTGACGACTGTGAGCCATGCAAACCTGGAGAGGTG gaacaGCCCCTGTACGATGTGATCCAAGAGGCTTTGCAGTGCCACCTACAGGGAATCTCCTTCAGAGAGAGAAATGCTGGACCCAAGATAGACATGAACATGAGAGATGAAG GCTTCAGTGTGACGGCCAAGGTGGACCCAGCCACTGGCTTCGTCACCGGGGGGAACCGCTTTAACTGTGGCACCTGGATGGACAAAatgggagagagtgagagagctaGGAACAAAGGCATGCCAGCTACTCCGAG AGACGGAGCAGCAGTCGAGATAGTTGGTCTCAGTAAGTCAGCTGTTCGCTGGGTGGTGGGTCTCCATGCCAAAGGACTGTATCCCTACGATGGAGCTAAAGTGCAAAGAGAAG GTAAAGAAGAGTTTGTCACCTACTCCCAgtggaaccagcagctccaacagTCCTTTGAAGCGGCTTTCTGGGTGTCTGATGACCCGAACAACCCCCATGAAAAAAGCCCAGAGCTGGTGCATAAAAAGGGCATCTATAAGGACAGCTATGGAGCCTCCAGCCCCTGGTGTGACTACCAGCTGAGGCCCAATTTCACTATCTCCATGGTGGTG GCTCCAGAGCTGTTCACGGTGGACAGAGCCTGGAAGGCTTTAGAGGTGGCTGAAAAGAAGTTGCTTGGGCCCCTGGGCATGAAGACATTGGACCCAGA TGACATGGTGTACTGTGGGGTGTATGACAACGCACTGGACAACGACAACTACAACCTGGCCAAAGGCTTCAACTACCACCAAGGCCCG GAGTGGCTGTGGCCAGTCGGCTATTTCCTGCGAGCTAAACTCTACTTTGCCACGAAGATGGGACAAGAAACCTATGCCCAAACAGTGAACCTCGTTAAAAACGTTCTGTCTCGACACTACACCCACCTGGAGAG gtcTCCCTGGAAAGGCCTGCCAGAGCTGACCAATGAGAACGGCCAGTACTGCTCATTCAGCTGTGAGACCCAGGCCTGGTCTCTCGCCAGCGTGCTGGAGGTTCTACACGATTTCTAG